The proteins below come from a single Pelecanus crispus isolate bPelCri1 chromosome 19, bPelCri1.pri, whole genome shotgun sequence genomic window:
- the DDX6 gene encoding LOW QUALITY PROTEIN: putative ATP-dependent RNA helicase DDX6 (The sequence of the model RefSeq protein was modified relative to this genomic sequence to represent the inferred CDS: inserted 1 base in 1 codon) — protein sequence MSTARTENPVIMGLSSQNGQLRGPVKPSGGPGGGGTQTQQQMNQLKNANTINNGTQQQAQSMTTAIKPGDDWKKTLKLPPKDLRIKTSDVTSTKGNEFEDYCLKRELLMGIFEMGWEKPSPIQEESIPIALSGRDILARAKNGTGKSGAYLIPLLERLDLKKDNIQAMVIVPTRELALQVSQICIQVSKHMGGAKVMATTGGTNLRDDIMRLDDTVHVVIATPGRILDLIKKGVAKVEHVQMIVLDEADKLLSQDFVQIMEDIILTLPKNRQILLYSATFPLSVQKFMVSHLQKPYEINLMEELTLKGVTQYYAYVTERQKVHCLNTLFSRLQINQSIIFCNSSQRXELLAKKISQLGYSCFYIHAKMRQEHRNRVFHDFRNGLCRNLVCTDLFTRGIDIQAVNVVINFDFPKLAETYLHRIGRSGERKNIFRYNFADDCDVS from the exons atgagCACGGCCAGAACAGAGAACCCTGTTATAATGGGTCTATCCAGTCAGAATGGGCAGTTGAGAGGCCCTGTAAAACCCAGCGGGGGCCCAGGAGGTGGAGGCACACAGACTCAGCAACAGATGAACCAGCTGAAAAATGCCAACACAATCAATAACGGCACTCAACAGCAAGCACAGAGTATGACCACCGCTATTAA ACCTGGTGATGACTGGAAGAAGACTTTAAAACTCCCTCCAAAGGATTTGAGAATCAAAACTTCG GACGTGACCTCCACAAAAGGAAACGAGTTTGAAGATTACTGTTTGAAACGGGAGTTGCTGATGGGAATTTTTGAAATGGGCTGGGAAAAACCATCTCCTATTCAG GAGGAGAGCATCCCCATTGCTTTATCTGGTAGGGATATCTTGGCTAGAGCGAAAAATGGAACAGGCAAGAGTGGAGCCTACCTCATTCCTTTACTTGAACGGCTAGACTTAAAGAAGGACAATATACAAG CAATGGTGATTGTTCCCACCCGTGAACTAGCCCTGCAGGTCAGTCAAATCTGTATCCAAGTCAGCAAACACATGGGAGGTGCCAAAGTGATGGCAACAACGGGAGGAACCAATTTGCGAGATGACATAATGAGGCTTGATGATACAG TGCATGTGGTGATAGCTACCCCTGGGAGAATTCTCGATCTCATCAAGAAAGGAGTAGCAAAAGTTGAGCATGTCCAGATGATAGTATTGGATGAG GCAGATAAGTTGCTGTCTCAAGATTTTGTTCAAATAATGGAAGACATTATTCTCACGCTACCTAAAAACAGACAGATTTTGCTCTACTCGGCCACTTTCCCTTTGAGTGTGCAGAAGTTCATGGTGAG cCATTTGCAGAAACCCTACGAGATAAATCTGATGGAAGAGCTGACCTTGAAGGGAGTTACCCAGTACTATGCCTATGTCACTGAGCGTCAGAAAGTGCACTGCCTCAATACGCTGTTTTCCAGG CTCCAGATTAACCAGTCGATCATTTTCTGCAACTCCTCTCAAC TTGAATTGCTAGCCAAAAAGATCTCCCAGCTGGGCTATTCCTGCTTCTATATCCATGCTAAAATGAGGCAG GAGCACCGCAATCGTGTGTTCCACGATTTCCGAAATGGCTTATGCCGCAATCTTGTTTGCACTG ATCTGTTTACCCGAGGTATTGATATCCAAGCTGTGAATGTGGTGATAAACTTTGATTTCCCAAAGCTGGCAGAGACTTATCTCCATCGTATTGGCAGATCAGGTGAGAGGAAAAACATCTTTAGGTACAACTTTGCTGATGACTGTGATGTTTCTTAG
- the CXCR5 gene encoding C-X-C chemokine receptor type 5, whose protein sequence is MGPVSYSSETYDLNQVEVSGYYEAENTTPSLEGYFCFNPDSSMVGDQRDPFRKVFMPLIYLLMFVLGTLGNALVLVILERFKRSRTTTENFLFHLTLANLALLLTFPFSVVESLAGWVFGKFLCKILSAVHKINFYCSSMLLGCIAVDRYLAIVYAIHTYRKRRARSIHLTCMAVWLCSLLLTLPDLIFMEVWTDDSNRSICYFPEVGIDGNNVWLATRFLYHTVGFFVPLLVMCYCYTAIVRALCQSQRLQRQKAVRVAILVTGVFLLCWSPYHIVIFLNTLTKLETFTKNCVLEDQLDTAIMVTEAIGFTHCCLNPILYAFIGVKFRNDFFRILQELGCISQETLQEILEVTRKGSGIESDNTTSISTF, encoded by the exons ATGGGGCCTGTCAGCTACTCATCAGAGACCTATGACTTG AACCAGGTGGAGGTGAGTGGTTACTATGAAGCCGAGAACACCACCCCTTCTTTGGAGGGCTACTTCTGCTTCAACCCAGACTCATCCATGGTCGGCGACCAGAGAGACCCCTTCAGAAAGGTCTTCATGCCCCTCATCTATCTGCTGATGTTTGTATTGGGGACTCTGGGCAACGCCCTGGTCCTGGTCATTTTAGAGAGGTTCAAGCGGTCTCGCACTACCACGGAAAACTTCCTCTTCCACCTCACCCTGGCCAACCTGGCACTGCTGCTCACCTTCCCCTTCAGCGTGGTGGAGAGCTTGGCCGGGTGGGTATTTGGGAAGTTCCTCTGCAAGATCCTCAGTGCTGTCCACAAGATCAATTTCTACTGCAGTAGCATGCTGCTGGGGTGCATCGCGGTGGACCGCTACCTGGCCATCGTCTATGCAATCCACACCTACCGCAAACGCAGAGCTCGCTCCATCCACCTCACCTGTATGGCTGTGTGGCTCTGCTCGCTGCTTTTGACCTTACCCGATCTCATCTTCATGGAAGTCTGGACAGATGACAGCAACCGCAGCATTTGCTATTTTCCAGAGGTTGGGATCGATGGCAACAACGTCTGGCTGGCGACCCGCTTCCTCTACCACACCGTGGGCTTCTTCGTGCCCCTACTGGTCATGTGTTACTGCTACACAGCCATCGTCCGGGCTCTATGTCAGTCCCAGCGCCTGCAGAGGCAAAAAGCTGTCCGCGTGGCCATCCTGGTCACGGGCGtcttcctgctctgctggagCCCGTACCACATCGTCATCTTCCTGAACACGCTGACCAAGCTAGAAACCTTCACCAAGAACTGCGTCCTGGAAGACCAGCTGGACACGGCCATCATGGTGACAGAGGCCATCGGCTTCACACACTGCTGCCTCAACCCCATCCTCTACGCCTTCATTGGAGTCAAGTTCCGTAATGACTTCTTCCGGATCCTGCAGGAGCTTGGCTGCATAAGCCAGGAGACCCTGCAGGAGATCCTGGAGGTGACGAGGAAGGGCAGCGGGATCGAGTCTGACAACACCACCTCTATCTCCACGTTCtag